From Desulfoplanes formicivorans:
TCGTCATGCATAACCCACCATCATGCCCGTAATCCACATTACCATCCAGCCCGAGGAATCCGGCCAGAAGATTCTGCAGCTTTTGCAGCGTCGGGTGGGGCGTGACGTGCCCCGGTCCGCCCTCATGCGTGTCATCCGCAAGGGCCAGGTCCGGGTGGATGGTCGTCGGGTCAAACCCTTTGATCGGGTGAGCGCGGGACAGGATGTCCGCATTCCCCCCTTTGCCACCCGGGAACAGCCAGCTTCCTCCTTGTCGGACAAATCAAAATCCGGACTTCCCGTCACCTTTGAGGACAGGGACATGCTGGTTCTGAACAAACCTGCCGGATTGCCCGTTCATCCGGGAACCGGGTGGACGGACAGCGTGACCACGCGGCTGGCGGCCTTGTTCCCGGACGCCCCTTTTGTTCCGGTTCCGGTCCACCGACTGGACAAGAACACCTCGGGTATCCTTCTTGTGGCCAAAACCTACACGTTTTTGCGCTTCATGCAGGATCAGTGGCAGGCAGGCCGGGTCAACAAGCATTACCTGGCCTGGGTGCAGGGGCGCTGGCCATACCGTGAGCGTAGCCGGTTGACCGATGATCTGGCCAAATCCGGACGACCGGGGCGGGAAAGGGTGCGTACGGGAGGGGGCAAAAGGGCTGTGTGCGAGGTTGTTCCCGCGGTGGTGCGTCCGGACCTGTCCCTCCTGAAGGTGCGTCTTCTTACCGGACGGACCCATCAAATCCGTGTTCAGCTGGCTTCCAGAGGGTTCCCCCTGGTGGGTGATCCCAAGTATGGAGGACCGGCCCATGTTTCCATGCTCCTGCACGCCTGGAGCCTTGCCTGGGAAGGGCACTGTCTGACGGTGCTGCCGTCCTGGACAGGCAGGTTTCGGGTGGACAGCGAGTTCCTTTCTGCAGATCATCTCAAGGGGTGATAACGGCGTCTGGCCGTTGCAAAACATCTTTGCCCC
This genomic window contains:
- a CDS encoding RluA family pseudouridine synthase, which encodes MPVIHITIQPEESGQKILQLLQRRVGRDVPRSALMRVIRKGQVRVDGRRVKPFDRVSAGQDVRIPPFATREQPASSLSDKSKSGLPVTFEDRDMLVLNKPAGLPVHPGTGWTDSVTTRLAALFPDAPFVPVPVHRLDKNTSGILLVAKTYTFLRFMQDQWQAGRVNKHYLAWVQGRWPYRERSRLTDDLAKSGRPGRERVRTGGGKRAVCEVVPAVVRPDLSLLKVRLLTGRTHQIRVQLASRGFPLVGDPKYGGPAHVSMLLHAWSLAWEGHCLTVLPSWTGRFRVDSEFLSADHLKG